A stretch of the Lolium perenne isolate Kyuss_39 chromosome 3, Kyuss_2.0, whole genome shotgun sequence genome encodes the following:
- the LOC127339306 gene encoding uncharacterized protein, producing the protein MLYADYFTDEPLHLEAVFRRRFGMRRDLFLKIMYAIRNLDLYFRCKPDCTDMIGFSSLQKCTVAMRLLACGAPGGNADDYLCMAESTVIDCLYKFCRTIIAVFGELYLISPTTQDTERILAIKAASGFPVILGNSNNNINILQCSPVFAKLVEGHAPSVNYEVSVRHYNKGYYLADGIYPTWSTFVKMILSPKLPKEVRFAKEQEAARKDVKRVSRSFSALVCQSPARVAAVLHRTIDIVSVYNTMACTSSSSTA; encoded by the exons ATGCTGTATGCCGATTACTTTACAGATGAACCGTTGCACCTTGAGGCAGTATTCAGGCGCCGGTTCGGGATGAGACGGGATCTCTTTCTGAAGATTATGTATGCCATCCGGAACTTGGACCTCTACTTCCGATGCAAACCGGACTGCACCGACATGATTGGGTTTTCCTCGCTACAGAAGTGCACAGTTGCTATGAGACTGCTTGCATGTGGAGCTCCAGGTGGCAATGCCGATGACTATCTGTGCATGGCCGAGAGCACCGTCATTGATTGCTTATATAAATTTTGCAGGACaatcatagcagtgttcggggaactATACTTGATATCGCCCACTACTCAAGATACTGAGCGGATACTTGCAATCAAGGCAGCAAGTGGATTTCCTGTGATCCTTGGAA ACTCAAACAACAACATCAACATCTTGCAGTGCTCGCCTGTCTTTGCGAAGCTTGTTGAGGGCCATGCTCCCTCAGTGAACTATGAGGTTAGTGTGCGCCACTATaataaaggatactaccttgcagatggCATCTATCCTACATGGTCAACATTTGTGAAGATGATTTTAAGCCCGAAGTTGCCAAAAGAAGTGCGGTTTGCCAAGGAGCAAGAAGCTGCCAGGAAGGACGTCAAGCGA GTCAGCCGCTCCTTCTCCGCCTTGGTTTGCCAATCACCGGCGCGGGTAGCAGCTGTGCTCCATCGCACCATCGACATCGTCTCCGTCTACAACACCATGGCCTGCACCTCGAGCTCCTCCACCGCCTGA